The following are encoded together in the Desulfobotulus pelophilus genome:
- the ettA gene encoding energy-dependent translational throttle protein EttA, with the protein MSVDTKKVIYTMMQVSKRHGTKTVLKDISLSYYYGAKIGVLGLNGSGKSTLLRIMAGVDNEFAGETILSDGYSIGYLPQEPLLDENRTVLELVEEGAGQVAALMKEYNAINEKFAEPMDDDAMNKLIERQGEVQDLLDRMDGWDIDARLEMAMDALRCPPPDAKVAVLSGGERRRVALCKLLLQKPDILLLDEPTNHLDAESVAWLEQHLKQYAGTIIAVTHDRYFLDNVAGWILELDRGEGIPWKGNYSSWLEQKQKRLADEEKQESQRQKTLERELDWIRMSPKGRHAKSKARISAYEEMLGRSNEQMDRDLQIFIPSGPRLGNLVIETDGVSKAFEDKLLVEDMSFNLQPGSIVGIIGPNGAGKTTLFRMISGEETPDKGNIRVGETVKLGYADQHRGSLESGKSIWEVISGGQDIVMVGGREVNSRAYVARFNFSGADQQKKVEVLSGGERNRVHLAQMLKSEANVLLLDEPTNDLDVNTIRALEEGLANFAGCALIISHDRWFLDRTCTHILAFEGDAEVVFFDGNFTEYEEDKKRRLGADALIPKRMKYRRLTRQ; encoded by the coding sequence ATGAGCGTGGATACCAAAAAGGTCATCTACACAATGATGCAGGTAAGCAAACGGCATGGCACCAAAACCGTGCTGAAGGATATTTCCCTTTCCTATTATTATGGTGCCAAAATTGGCGTACTGGGTTTGAACGGATCCGGTAAAAGTACCCTTCTGCGCATCATGGCTGGTGTGGACAATGAGTTTGCCGGAGAAACCATCCTTTCCGACGGTTACTCCATCGGCTACCTGCCTCAGGAACCCCTGCTGGACGAAAACCGTACCGTACTGGAACTGGTGGAGGAAGGTGCCGGTCAGGTGGCTGCCCTGATGAAGGAATACAATGCCATCAACGAAAAATTTGCAGAACCCATGGATGATGACGCCATGAACAAACTGATTGAGCGTCAGGGCGAGGTACAGGATCTGCTGGACCGCATGGACGGCTGGGACATTGACGCCCGGCTGGAAATGGCCATGGATGCGCTGCGCTGCCCGCCGCCGGACGCAAAGGTGGCCGTACTCTCCGGTGGTGAGCGTCGCAGAGTGGCACTGTGCAAACTGCTTCTGCAGAAACCCGATATCCTGCTTCTCGACGAACCCACCAACCATCTGGATGCGGAATCCGTGGCATGGCTGGAACAACACCTGAAACAGTATGCGGGAACCATCATTGCCGTTACCCATGACCGCTATTTCCTCGACAATGTGGCCGGCTGGATTCTGGAACTGGACAGGGGAGAAGGCATTCCCTGGAAGGGCAATTACTCCTCATGGCTGGAACAGAAACAAAAACGCCTTGCGGATGAGGAAAAACAGGAATCCCAGCGTCAGAAAACCCTGGAACGGGAGCTGGACTGGATCCGCATGAGCCCCAAGGGACGCCATGCCAAATCCAAGGCCCGCATCAGTGCCTATGAGGAAATGCTGGGCCGCAGCAACGAACAGATGGACCGTGATCTTCAGATTTTCATTCCCTCCGGTCCCCGTCTCGGTAATCTCGTCATTGAAACCGATGGCGTCAGCAAGGCCTTTGAAGATAAACTCCTTGTGGAAGACATGAGCTTCAACCTGCAGCCCGGCAGCATCGTGGGCATCATCGGCCCCAACGGAGCCGGTAAAACCACCCTTTTCCGCATGATTTCCGGGGAAGAGACGCCGGATAAAGGGAACATACGGGTGGGAGAAACCGTAAAGCTGGGATATGCGGACCAGCACAGGGGATCCCTTGAATCCGGCAAAAGTATCTGGGAAGTCATTTCTGGTGGTCAGGATATCGTGATGGTGGGTGGCCGGGAAGTCAACTCCCGTGCCTATGTGGCCCGCTTTAACTTCTCGGGAGCAGATCAGCAGAAAAAGGTGGAAGTCCTTTCCGGCGGGGAGCGCAACCGGGTGCATCTGGCCCAGATGCTCAAATCCGAAGCCAACGTCCTGCTCCTTGACGAACCCACCAACGATCTGGACGTAAACACCATCCGTGCACTGGAAGAGGGCCTTGCCAATTTTGCGGGCTGTGCCCTCATCATCAGCCATGACCGCTGGTTCCTGGACAGAACCTGCACCCACATCCTCGCCTTTGAGGGAGATGCGGAAGTAGTCTTCTTTGACGGCAATTTCACGGAATACGAGGAAGACAAAAAACGCCGCCTGGGAGCCGATGCCCTGATTCCCAAACGCATGAAATACAGAAGGCTGACCCGGCAGTAA